The following DNA comes from Haloarchaeobius salinus.
CGGTCGGCGAAGGGCTGGAGGAGTTCGAGCAGGAGCCCGGGGTAGTTCGCGCCGGGGTAGACGACGAGGGTTGTCTTCCCGCCGGCCTCGGCGCGGTCGGCGGGCGGTGCGACGACGAAGAAGCGGGTCGCGTTCGAGGTGCGGTCCTGGATGTCCTCGGCGAGCAGCGAGACGGTGTCGTCGGCGGTGCCGGGGTGGGCGATGGCCGCGACGGTGGCGTCCCCGCGGGCCCGTTCGACCCCGCGGGCGGTGCTCGCGACGGCCTCGCGCTCGACCTCGGGGTAGTGCTCGTCGAGGAAGCCGCGGCACTGCGCGAGCGCCTGCGGGTGGCTGGCGACGGTATCGAAGGCCTCACCCTGGGCGAGCAGCGCGTGCCGGATCGGCGTGACGACCTCGCGCGTGACGGCCACGTCGAACTCGGCGAGGGCGTCCAGCGTCTCCGTGACGCTGCCCTCGATGCTGTTCTCGATGGGGACGACACCGCGGTCGGCGTCACCCTCGGCGACGGCCTCGACGATGCTCGTCACGGACTCGCGGAACTCGACCCCGTCGGCGACGGCGCTGGCGGCGCGGTGCGAGTACGTCCCGGCGGGCCCGAGCGTGACGACTGTCATGGCTGGCCGTACAGCGCTGCCGGGCAAAAGGCCGTCGGGGCGACAGGGTGGTCAGCCCCGCTCGTCGGTCCCGGCCTCCGTGGCGTCGTCACCGGGGAAGTCCTCCTCGGCGAGCACCAGCCCGAGGGTGAGGAACACGATGCCGAGCGCGAGGCACGAGCCCCACAGCGCACCGTCACCACCGACCGAGGCAGCGGCACCGATGGTCGTGAACATCACCCCGGTGACGAGGAACGCTGCCTGCATGGTGCTAGCACGACACAGTGGATTAGATACGTACCGATGGCCCGCACACGACGGATAACGGAGCAGGCGGACGCTACGCCGGATGCACGACGACCTCGCAGTCGGGACACTCCGCGAGGAGCTGCGGCCAACCGTCGGCCGGCTCGTACACCGCGAGCAGTCGCCCGGGCGGAATCGACACCTCGCAGTCCGGACAGCGACCGAGGAACCGCCGCAGCGCCGTGCTGTCGCTCCCTCCCATGCGACGGTGTTGGGACTGTTCGGGCATTGTTACGAGCCACCTATGCGACGGCGGGGACAGCCTACCGGAGCAAAACGTATCGGAGCCGTCCGTCGGTCCGGTCGTTCAGCGGTTCAGCGTGTGGATGGCGTGACCGAGCGCGTTCTCGGCGGCCTCCATCGTCGCCTCGGCGAGCGTCGGGTGCGTGTGGACCGTCGAGGCGACGTCCTCGAGCGTCGCACCCATCTCGATGGCGAGTCCGAGCTCGGCGACGAGCTCGCTGGCCTCCGGGCCGACGATCTGTGCGCCGAGCACGAAGCCACTCGGCTCGTCGGCGACGATGCGGACGAAGCCGTCGGTCTCGTTGGCGGTCATCGCACGGCCGCTGGCGTTGAACGGGAACTTGCCGGTGACCGGCTCGAAGCCCTGTTCCTCGGCCTCCGCCTCGGTCAGGCCGACGGTGCCGATCTCGGGCGAGGTGAACACCGCGGCGGGCATCGCCTGGTAGTCGATGGCCGAGGGCTCGCCGGCGATGACCTCGGCGGCGACCTGGCCCTCCGTGCTGGCCTTGTGTGCGAGCATCGGCTCGCCGGCGACGTCGCCGACCGCGAAGATGTGGTCCTTCTCGGTGCGGGCG
Coding sequences within:
- a CDS encoding DUF7837 family putative zinc-binding protein; this encodes MPEQSQHRRMGGSDSTALRRFLGRCPDCEVSIPPGRLLAVYEPADGWPQLLAECPDCEVVVHPA
- the pheA gene encoding prephenate dehydratase; amino-acid sequence: MTVVTLGPAGTYSHRAASAVADGVEFRESVTSIVEAVAEGDADRGVVPIENSIEGSVTETLDALAEFDVAVTREVVTPIRHALLAQGEAFDTVASHPQALAQCRGFLDEHYPEVEREAVASTARGVERARGDATVAAIAHPGTADDTVSLLAEDIQDRTSNATRFFVVAPPADRAEAGGKTTLVVYPGANYPGLLLELLQPFADRDINLSRLESRPSGERLGDYAFHVDVDAGLFEERTQAALEDVEELASAGWVRVLGSYDVEHVLD